CAATCATATCCAATTTCTTATATGTTCAGTTTCTCAAGAAGAGAAGACCAGGGCTGTAAACTTTACAGCAAACAATAACAAAAccaattgttatttttattttattaaaaagaggTGCTCAAGCCATAAACAGAACCTCAATTCATACGACATTTGTAGGCTTCCTACAATTATATGTAtccaagaagagaaaaagataagaaaagaaaagcatgtTGCATTGCCTTTAGTTGACCATTTTCTGTGGAGAATATAGagaacataacataacaaacACAAGGAGAGTTTAGCAAAACTGAAGTAGAGAATTGACCTACGATACTGCAAATGAAAcaaagagagatgagagagtaaGTAGTGACCTCTGTACGGCCTGGCATAATTGGTTTTCCAGCCAATAACTCAGCTAAAATGCAACCTGCACTCCAAAGGTCTATGCCCACTCCATAATCAGTAGCCCCAAGAAGGAGTTCAGGAGGTCGATACCAAAGAGTGACCACCCGACTAGTCATGGTGCGTTTTTGGTTTGGATCAAAGGTAGAAGCCAACCCAAAGTCAGCAATCTTTAGTATTCCACTATTGTCAATAAGAAGATTTGATCCTTTAATGTCACGGTGAAGCACTCCATGGTTGTGACAGTGCTCAAGTCCAGATAGTAATTGATGCATGTAACATTTGACCTGCAATAACAACAGGaacatttattttagtattatgaGTTATGACGTTATAAAATATGCTCATTAACTTCATATATCAAGGAAAACATGGGCAAACCTGAGCCTCTGTAAATCTAATTCCCGGACTAGCAGCAAGGCCAGCTAAATCATGCTCCATGTACTGAAAGACCAGGTACAAACTACAGTGCATCCTTGATGTAGCCAAACCCTCTAACTTGACAACATTGGGATGATCCAAACGCCGCAAAATGAGTATCTCTCTAGCCATAAATCTCACACTCTCAGGTTCCAAATTATCAAAACGAACCTTTTTCAGCGCAACAAGTTTACCCGTCAATATATCTCTAGCTTTGTACACGTTACTATATGTTCCCTGCCCAATCTAACACCAGAAGAAGTTCCAAGGAGGGGAAAAATCAAAAGCATGAAtattataaaccatcattaacCCTATACCTATTCATATTAATACAattatcttttacttatcaaaaaaaaaattaaccctATACATCATGGATTGCCCATCTCAAATGATGTAATTATCATGTTTACCCTTCATTTTCATACATACAGGTAACATTGTGCATTGATTTCGAGCCTGTCATTGCCACATTATTTGTGATAAGTAATTGATGCAAAAATCTCTAGATGAATGCATCTCAAATGACATGGGTCATTATCACATTTCTCCCATTACAAACAAAAGAAGCATCATATTGCTATTAAGTGCAGAATTTCCATGCCTACATCATTTGAGACAAGcaataaaaaatacaccaaattaaagctttttccaaaaaataaatggtaCGGTGGTACCCACCTTGTCAATCTTCTCAAAAGAGTCTGCCCTCCGTGGAATCAACCCAGTGAGTGCTGCCCCACACACATCTGTGAGCCAGGGTGGCCACCCAGCTACAAGCTGCTCTCGTCGTGAATGCTTTGGTAGATTACTTTGCCTCAGGTTCGCCCTAGACCTTCTCTCCCCCGGTGGCCGCTGACCCCCTTCACCACCATCCTTCTCCCCCTCCTTTATCCCACCATTATGAGCCTCAACAACATTCGTATCTACTTTCCTAGCTGAGACATCATCCACCTTCCTATTAGACTGAACATTCAGattctcctc
This region of Juglans regia cultivar Chandler unplaced genomic scaffold, Walnut 2.0 Scaffold_128, whole genome shotgun sequence genomic DNA includes:
- the LOC118345048 gene encoding probable serine/threonine-protein kinase At1g54610, whose protein sequence is MGCLISREVSSGIISEVKEEENLNVQSNRKVDDVSARKVDTNVVEAHNGGIKEGEKDGGEGGQRPPGERRSRANLRQSNLPKHSRREQLVAGWPPWLTDVCGAALTGLIPRRADSFEKIDKIGQGTYSNVYKARDILTGKLVALKKVRFDNLEPESVRFMAREILILRRLDHPNVVKLEGLATSRMHCSLYLVFQYMEHDLAGLAASPGIRFTEAQVKCYMHQLLSGLEHCHNHGVLHRDIKGSNLLIDNSGILKIADFGLASTFDPNQKRTMTSRVVTLWYRPPELLLGATDYGVGIDLWSAGCILAELLAGKPIMPGRTEVEQLHKIYKLCGSPSDEYFKKAKLPNATLFRPREPYKRCIKETFKDFPPSSLPLIDTLLAIDPAERLTATAALRSEVKPSLPYDLESMGIGGQFVYEILHVKVFLIVGVNGLHGHALYPFLDPNMLRAAGKVQAEGVKKTRTRDRAVRAFPAPEANAELQSNLDRRRLITHANAKSKSEKFPPPHQDGQLGFPLGASQHIDPAIVPRDVPFSSTTFTYSKEPFQTWSGPIGDAGGIHAPRRKKHAA